A DNA window from Brassica napus cultivar Da-Ae chromosome C1, Da-Ae, whole genome shotgun sequence contains the following coding sequences:
- the LOC106358888 gene encoding F-box protein At5g25290-like, translating into MKISSSLKRSWSSPDLRPRSLRRTIPQFSRSPGLMLFPKDGGFVLYDPKEGNIQRNVGDFSGCRFLANSGNWLLVLDSRSDLYMVDAFSEKKKIPLPSLDSIKSADCIVKRVGDREFIRDESGAIYKDLSADVVRGLLWVSESGKEYVVLWLFDLPGHSYMSFCKNGDSHYTDIPLVFDDYAFHKFDGLSDMLLCGTRLYVSTSRRFVRIFDLSGPQGFFKDITGQTPFPMLSHHDYAYDSSIAVTTSSGEVLLVESDPSSRTWFRIYKKDPDVQDPDHACHTVTEVHSLGGEALLLDLGFTVPANKALGIKPDSIYFTRHFRPCHCSPRDLDICVYNLATQSLHRYHNLNKMDLMDARWFLPGN; encoded by the coding sequence ATGAAGATATCTTCTTCCCTCAAACGAAGCTGGAGCTCGCCGGATCTACGTCCGAGGAGTCTAAGGCGGACAATCCCCCAGTTTAGCCGATCTCCAGGGCTGATGCTTTTTCCGAAGGACGGTGGGTTTGTGCTGTACGACCCTAAAGAAGGCAATATCCAGAGGAACGTGGGAGACTTTTCAGGGTGTCGATTCCTGGCAAACTCGGGTAACTGGCTCTTGGTGTTAGATTCTAGATCCGATTTGTACATGGTGGATGCGTTTAGCGAGAAAAAGAAGATCCCTCTTCCGTCTCTAGATTCGATTAAGTCAGCTGATTGTATTGTCAAGCGCGTGGGAGATAGAGAATTTATAAGGGATGAGTCTGGCGCTATTTACAAGGATCTGAGTGCTGATGTGGTGAGGGGACTTTTGTGGGTTTCCGAGAGTGGAAAAGAGTACGTCGTGTTGTGGCTCTTCGACCTCCCTGGCCACTCTTACATGAGCTTCTGCAAGAATGGGGATTCTCATTACACTGACATTCCTCTCGTTTTCGATGACTATGCCTTTCACAAGTTTGATGGCTTGTCCGATATGCTGCTATGTGGTACCCGCCTCTACGTCTCAACAAGTCGTCGTTTTGTTCGAATCTTTGATCTGTCTGGACCGCAAGGTTTCTTCAAGGACATTACCGGTCAAACACCATTCCCAATGCTTTCTCATCATGATTACGCCTACGATTCTAGCATTGCGGTTACAACATCATCAGGAGAGGTTTTGTTGGTTGAGAGTGATCCATCCAGTAGGACCTGGTTCCGCATCTACAAGAAGGATCCTGATGTACAAGACCCAGATCACGCCTGCCACACGGTTACTGAGGTACATTCTCTTGGTGGTGAGGCTCTGCTTCTTGACTTGGGTTTCACTGTGCCTGCTAACAAGGCCCTTGGTATCAAACCTGACTCCATCTATTTCACCCGTCACTTTCGTCCCTGCCATTGCTCACCTCGCGACCTTGACATCTGTGTGTACAATCTTGCAACCCAGTCCCTCCATCGCTATCACAATCTTAACAAGATGGATCTCATGGATGCTCGATGGTTTCTCCCTGGGAATTAG
- the LOC125579802 gene encoding uncharacterized protein LOC125579802 encodes MIVTILFLVIVQYKLRRVWWDQSKEAKEAYTNQVVAYVNNLDTDEDLAFLKRCGWEVPREISIPYKIFTFFVKKGVEFNLTAAHMVVIAQNAHRSPAFNLLNMLADQRLEDDIFVQKSHEKIEARLRQYSERFL; translated from the coding sequence ATGATAGTGACCATTTTGTTTTTGGTCATTGTGCAGTATAAACTACGAAGAGTGTGGTGGGATCAAAGCAAAGAGGCGAAAGAAGCCTACACAAACCAAGTGGTGGCTTATGTGAATAACCTCGACACTGATGAAGACCTTGCGTTTTTGAAGAGATGCGGTTGGGAAGTGCCACGGGAGATATCTATTCCCTACAAAATCTTCACATTTTTTGTGAAGAAGGGGGTTGAATTTAACCTCACTGCGGCTCATATGGTGGTTATCGCCCAGAATGCTCACAGGAGTCCAGCTTTCAACCTCCTTAACATGCTAGCTGATCAGAGACTAGAAGATGATATCTTTGTTCAGAAATCACACGAGAAGATTGAAGCCCGACTCAGACAATATTCTGAGAGGTTCCTTTGA
- the LOC111203679 gene encoding probable polygalacturonase yields the protein MKSSEHLSPNASPSRAKRIGRGRSTTSIRAHKLPAGTEVIEPLPSYGRGRDTDGGRRFISLLFGSNLTDVVITGENGTIDGQGEPWWGKFKGGELKYTRPYLIEIMHSDGIQISNLTFLNSPSWHIHPVYSSNIVIQGLTILAPVTVPITDGINPDSCTNTRIEDCYIVSGDDCIAVKSGWDQYGINYGMPTKQLLIRRLTCITPDSAVIALGSEMSGGIEDVRAEDIVAINSESGIRIKTAIGRGGYVKDVYVRGMTMQTMKYVFWMTGSYGSHPDEHYDPNALPVIQNINYQDMVAENVTMPAQLAGITGDQFTGICISNVTITLSKKPKKVLWNCTDVSGYTSGVTPEPCQLLPEKQPGTVVPCNFPESSIPIDEVKLQRCYSRRRLM from the exons ATGAAATCGTCGGAACacctatctccaaatgcttcaccGTCGAGAGCGAAGCGAATCGGGAGAGGAAGAAGCACGACTTCAATCCGTGCTCACAAGCTGCCAGCTGGCAC TGAAGTGATAGAGCCATTGCCTTCGTACGGACGGGGGAGAGACACAGATGGTGGAAGAAGATTCATCAGTCTACTTTTCGGTTCCAACTTAACCGACGTGGTTATCACCG gtgaAAATGGCACGATTGATGGACAAGGAGAGCCATGGTGGGGAAAATTCAAGGGAGGAGAATTAAAATACACAAGACCATATTTGATTGAGATTATGCATTCTGATGGTATTCAAATCTCCAATCTCACATTCTTGAATTCTCCTTCTTGGCACATTCACCCGGTCTACAGCAG CAATATTGTTATCCAAGGGTTGACGATATTAGCACCGGTCACGGTACCAATCACCGACGGGATCAACCCTG ATTCTTGTACAAACACGAGGATCGAAGACTGCTACATTGTGTCCGGAGACGATTGTATCGCTGTGAAGAGTGGATGGGATCAGTACGGAATCAACTACGGCATGCCCACGAAACAGCTTTTGATCCGACGGCTCACATGCATTACCCCTGACAGCGCCGTGATCGCTTTAGGCAGCGAGATGTCCGGTGGAATTGAAGATGTTCGAGCTGAAGATATCGTCGCCATCAACTCTGAATCAGGAATAAG GATCAAAACAGCTATTGGTCGAGGAGGGTACGTGAAGGATGTGTACGTAAGAGGCATGACGATGCAGACGATGAAATACGTTTTCTGGATGACCGGAAGCTACGGTTCGCATCCCGACGAGCATTATGATCCGAATGCTTTACCGGTGATTCAGAACATTAACTATCAAGACATGGTGGCGGAGAACGTGACGATGCCGGCTCAATTGGCCGGGATCACGGGAGATCAGTTCACTGGGATATGTATCTCTAACGTGACGATCACGCTTTCTAAGAAACCTAAGAAAGTGCTTTGGAATTGTACGGACGTGTCTGGTTACACGAGCGGTGTGACTCCGGAGCCGTGTCAGTTGTTGCCGGAGAAGCAGCCGGGGACGGTTGTGCCGTGTAACTTCCCTGAAAGTTCGATACCCATTGATGAAGTGAAGCTCCAACGTTGCTACTCCAGGAGAAGGCTCATGTGA